In the Desulfotignum phosphitoxidans DSM 13687 genome, TGATCGTGCTGAACCTGTATGCCGGCCTGTCTTTGATCTATCTGTATCTGCTCATGCTGCCGGATCTGGCTGGCCGCACCGGAATACTGAAAAAAATCGCCCTGCCGGTAAAAGACCCTGCCGGGTTTTCCGATACATGGGCCCGGAGGCTGGCCCCGTTTTCCCTGGTGGCGGCCGTGGGCATCCATGTGGTGACCGCCTGGATTTTTGCCACCCAGGGGGCCAGAGGCTGGTGGCACACCGCGGTGATGGCCCCGGATTTCGTGGCCGCGGCCCTGGCTTCCGGCACAGCCGTGGTGATGCTGGTGGCAGTGCTGTGTTACGGCACGGCTGAAAAATTCCAGAACGCCTTTCGCATCATGGCGATATTTATCGCCACCGCGTTTTTCATCCACCTGTTTCTCATGTACAACGACTTTGTGATCCATGCCTGGTACGGCACTGATCATGCGAAAGAGACCCTGGCCATCACCCTGCAGGAATACGGCCTGGCCCACGCCTTTGAGGTACTGGCCCCTTTGCTGGGGGTGGTGCTGCTGCTCAACCGGCATGTGCGCAAAACCGTTTCCGGCATCATTGGGGGCTGCCTTTTGATGATCGCCGGCATTTTTGTCCACCGGATCCTGCTCATGCCGGCCGCCTTCAACCAGATACCCCTGACCCTGGCGCCTTTGGGAAGCCAGAACACCCTTTGGCCCGTTCCCATTGCCTCGGGCCGGTACAATCCCCCGGCCGACACCTTTGTCACCCATCACAGCTATTTTCCCACCTTAGTGGAGATCCTGATTTTTGCCGGGGTCCTCTCCTTTGTGTGCGCCCTCATCCTGGTGGCCGTTCACAAGCTGCCCGTGGTAAAGGAGGGATAAAACCATGGGTCAGATATCCGAAGTTCAGTTTTCCGCAGAACCGGAAACCCTCATGGCCCTGTCCCGGCTGTTCACCTACCCGGAACAGTTGCCCGATGGCAGGGATCTGGCCCGGATCTTTACGCAGGCAGGGCCGATCCCTGCCTGCCCCTCCCTGACCGGGCTTCAAAACCGGTATGTGTCTTTGTTCATCAACCACCTGCCGGAGGTGCCCTGCATCCCCTGCGGCTCCTGGTACCTGGAGGGCACCCTCATGGGGCCCTCCACCCTGAAGCTTTCCGCCCTGTACCGGGAATACGGATTTGAACCCCTGGAAATACCGGATCACATTGCCGTGGAGCTGGAGTTTCTGGCGATCCTGTCCACCCTGGTGTGCCGTGCTTCTGATCCGGAAAACAGGACCCGGCTCACCGCGGACCTGAAGTTTGTATCCGGTCATCTGGCCGCCTGGACCCCGGAATTTTTCGATCGGGTCGTCTCATGGGATGAAAAGGGATTCTATGGTGCCCTGGCCCGGGCGTGCCAGCCCTTTTTCTGATTTTTCCATCAGGCACCTGACCTGAATAACGTCCCTGTCTCCAAATCGTCCATATCGGAATGGATTCCGAAAAAGTCTTGACTATTTCGGAATGGATGTCAGAATAGTCTTCATGGAACGATATATCACACCCTATATTCAACAAGATTTGGATCAAAAAATCATCCTGTTGACCGGGCCGCGCCAAACCGGAAAAACGACGTTGTCAAAAATGCTGAAACCTGATTTTGATTATTTCAATTATGATCATGTTGATGACAGATCCAGCTTGCAGGAAAGATCCTGGGACCGGTCAAAACCCCTGATCATATTTGATGAGCTGCATAAGCTCAAAAACTGGAAGTCATGGGTGAAGGGCATTTATGATAAAGAGGGGATTCCACCGTCTATACTGGTTACAGGCAGCGCCCGGCTGGATACCTATAAGAAAGTGGGGGATTCCTTGGCAGGACGATTTTTCCAGTTCAGACTGCATCCCCTGGATCTGAAAGAGATCCACATGTTTTTAAACCCCGGCGACCTTGAAGCAGCACTGGACACCCTGCTTTCGGTTGGTAGTTTTCCAGAGCCTTTTTTAAATGGCACAACCCGTTTCTATAACCGCTGGAAAAAATCCCATCTGGATATCATTCTTAAGCAAGATCTCATGGATATTGAAAATGTTCAGCAGATCACTCAGATGGAAACGCTGATCCAACTATTGAGACACCGGGT is a window encoding:
- the nrfD gene encoding NrfD/PsrC family molybdoenzyme membrane anchor subunit codes for the protein MDTPKKISLTVFGLFMAAGALMWALQLGRGMIVTDMHNAYSWGLYVSALAFFVGNAAGGLVLSSMIYMFGVTSLKPFARIGALCAFANVTAAMLIVLPDLGQPFRVLNLLLHPQIMSPLVWDVIVLNLYAGLSLIYLYLLMLPDLAGRTGILKKIALPVKDPAGFSDTWARRLAPFSLVAAVGIHVVTAWIFATQGARGWWHTAVMAPDFVAAALASGTAVVMLVAVLCYGTAEKFQNAFRIMAIFIATAFFIHLFLMYNDFVIHAWYGTDHAKETLAITLQEYGLAHAFEVLAPLLGVVLLLNRHVRKTVSGIIGGCLLMIAGIFVHRILLMPAAFNQIPLTLAPLGSQNTLWPVPIASGRYNPPADTFVTHHSYFPTLVEILIFAGVLSFVCALILVAVHKLPVVKEG
- a CDS encoding TorD/DmsD family molecular chaperone; translated protein: MGQISEVQFSAEPETLMALSRLFTYPEQLPDGRDLARIFTQAGPIPACPSLTGLQNRYVSLFINHLPEVPCIPCGSWYLEGTLMGPSTLKLSALYREYGFEPLEIPDHIAVELEFLAILSTLVCRASDPENRTRLTADLKFVSGHLAAWTPEFFDRVVSWDEKGFYGALARACQPFF
- a CDS encoding ATP-binding protein; the encoded protein is MERYITPYIQQDLDQKIILLTGPRQTGKTTLSKMLKPDFDYFNYDHVDDRSSLQERSWDRSKPLIIFDELHKLKNWKSWVKGIYDKEGIPPSILVTGSARLDTYKKVGDSLAGRFFQFRLHPLDLKEIHMFLNPGDLEAALDTLLSVGSFPEPFLNGTTRFYNRWKKSHLDIILKQDLMDIENVQQITQMETLIQLLRHRVGSPLSYSSLARDLQCSDKTVKRWLTILENMYVLFKVPPFHKNIARAIQKAPKFYFYDTGQVLGDPGIKLENAVACAIQKELHFREDCLGEEGRLNYLKNKDGKEIDFCISTNSTPGLLVEVKWNDNNLSPNFETFNAFFPGIKMVQVSKKLDREKTFPNGAEIRRASTWLSQLHLP